DNA from Prevotella melaninogenica:
AGTTCTTATCGTACAATACACACCCGGCGACAACGGATTCATCGCTGAGGCAAGGATTGGGTCTTGATGTGTCTCGTTGTGAAAGGTAAAGAAGTTACGATGACTACTATACTCATAGTCAACTACATCACCACAAGATGACAATAGTACTACAAGCATTAACAAAACAGACTGAACTACTTTCTTCATACCTTACTTCTTTATCTTTACAACCCATCAAGTCCTCCTCCCTTAGGAAGGAGATAAACGTCTTATTCGAATGGAATCATTGCCAACGCATCGGCAATCTTCTCAATACCTTCCTGTAAAGGCTTTGACACCATACCCTTTGCAAAGAAAGGAATATCAGCATCTATCGTGAGTTTCATCTTTGAAGAAGACTCTGTTACAGGCAGTATCTGAATCCAGAAATTGAATGATAAGGGTGAGTTATCACTCTCAAACTTAATCGTCTTAGGCTCTTCACGCTCAATAATACGCATAGAAATCTGACCAACAGGGTCGACATTCACAGACAAGGAGTCCTGATCAAAGGTGAGATTCTGCAATCTTTCTTTCACCTTATCCATCTCATCATTACCTGTAGAACCTTCTGGGAGACGCTCCTTCAGACGCTGTACATTATTCAAGTCGCTCAGCGTGTTGTATACACTCTGCTGAGAATGAGGAATCTGCTTTACGCTACTTTCAAACTTTGTCATTGATAATCTTTATTGGGGGAGTTTAAGAGAGAAGAACTGGAAGAAAGCCGAACTGCTTGGAACAGAAGACTATAACCACATGTAGGGACGCACGAAGAATGCGCCCTCTACATAAAATTATATTCAATCAATCCCTAAGAAAGAAAGGTCTTTACTTCCAGCGGAATGATTAGAGATTACTTTCTCCAGTTTGCTGGGTCCTTGCGCCAATCATGCAACATAGAAACCTCAGACTCCTTGATATAACCAGTCTCAAGCGCTTTCTCTACAACATGCTCATAATCGGTGAGTGTAACAAGTTTTACATTAGCCTCACGGAATGCCTCCTCAGCAACTGGGAAACCATAGGTATAAGATGCAACCATACCCACAACCTCAAAACCAGCCTCACGAAGTGCGGCAACAGCCTTCAAAGAAGAGCCACCAGTTGAGATAAGGTCTTCTACAACAACAACCTTAGAACCTGCAGGGAGTTCGCCTTCAATCTGATTCTTCATACCATGGTCCTTTGGTTTCGGACGAACGTATGCGTATGGCAATGCCAACTCATCAGCAACGAGCATACCTTGTGCGATAGCACCCGTAGCAACACCAGCCACAGCCGTAGCCTCAGGGAAGTTCTCAAGGATAGCATGAACTAACTCGAGCTTCACAAACGAACGTACATCGTGGAACGATAACGTCTTGCGGTTATCACAATAGAATGGTGACTTCCAACCACTTGCCCATGTAAATGGGTCGTTAGGTTGCAACTTAATAGCTTTAATTCCGAGCAGTTTGCCTGCAAAGACTTTCTTTAAATCTTCCATCTTGATAGTTTATGGTTATATACTAACTGCAAACTTACACATTTTTTCTGAGATTAAAGGATAAAAAGACTATAAAAGAAGATAACAAGAACAGATGATACTCCTATCAAATAAAAGAGTGGTTTTATTTGCTTTGAGTAGTGTAACCCTTCCTAACAATCATCTAACGCAACTTTTCCGACGACAAATTGCATTGGTGTTAAGCCTCCGCACCAATGGTGCGGACCATCAACACAACATGTGCGGAGCATCAACACAACAATAGAAAAGGGAGAAAATTATCCGTATCTGCCACCAAAACAGATACTGTTAACTACTAATTACTTACGAAGATGACTCCTATTTATAGACTAACAATAATAATACAAGGAATAATGAGACAGCTTAATCATTATTCGCAAAGCCAAGTGAGAGGACACTTATCTTGACATTCGTGCCTTTAAGAAGCTCTTTGGCGGCTGCAACGAGTGTGGCACCTGACGTGATTACGTCATCAACAAGTAAGATGTGTTGATTGTTTAAGGGGGAAGCATCGAAGAGGTGAAAGGCTTTCTCTACGTTTTCATTTCGTTCCCAACGTCCTTTTTGTGTCTGACTGCCATGAAAACTGATACGTTCTAAGACCTTATCTAAGATGGGTAAACCTGTTTCTGCACTGATACCACGCACTATCTCCACACTTTGATTATACCCTCTTTCTCGCTCACGCTGGCGAGCAAGTGGCACAGGAACTACGGCTGTGATTCCATCAAAGAAACCATCTTGTGCAAACTCTGCAGCAACAATACGTCCAAGACGCTCACCTATCTCAGGATGACTGCCATACTTAAGTTGGTAAAGCAAACGACTGGTGTCAGAATGGGCTTTATAAAAGAAGAAGGCTGTACCCTTCTCTATGGGAATCCTACCCCAAAAGAGGCGCACAAGTTTATTGTCATAACTCGACTTAGAATAGCCCGTGCGAGGGAGACAATGATTACAACAAGCACACATTACCTCCTCCGTAACGGTCAGACGCCCACCGCAAATCGTACATGAACGAGGAGCAAGGGTGTCTATCAGGCGAGCCAATAAACTAATCGTCTGTGTCATCGTCTACGAAGTCTACATCATCATCCACAGCAACGACCCCTTCATCTATACATCTGCGGATTAAATCCATCGTAAAACCACGTCCCATGGCAAACTTTATCAGCTTCATGGAACGCTCATAATCGCTCTCTGCCTTAATAGTGCGATACTTACTCGCCAACAATGGGCGCAAAACCTCAAGATATTCTTCATCTTCAATAGCATCAAGGATAGGCGAAGAGATAGCACTATCGACCTTCTTCATCCACAACGCCTGCTCAATCTTTCGTCTACCCCACTTGTTATAGCGGATTTTATCATGCACAAAAGACTCAGTATAACGACTGTCATCAACGTAATGCAGCGTTATCAACTTCTCCATAATACGTGCTTGCGCATCTTCTGCCAGTCCCCATTTGCGCATCTTCTCTAACATCTCGCCAGAACAATGTTCGCCTTTCGCACATAAATCGGCAAGTTTCTTCAGGGCTTGTGGCTCTAAGATGGGTCGTTTCTGTATCATGGTCGGATGGCTTTAGTGAAACGGAGCTTACCAAACTGGTCTTCTCGCAGTTCTATCTGCTTATAACCTAACGTGTTTAACATCTCCTTCACGTCATTAATATACAATGGATTGGTCTCAAAATAAAGTACCCCATCAGCCGACAGAGCCTGCACACCATACTCAGCGATTGCCCGATAGAAGCGTAGTGGGTCATCATCAGGAACAAAAAGGGCTGTTTCCGGCTCA
Protein-coding regions in this window:
- a CDS encoding ComF family protein, which translates into the protein MTQTISLLARLIDTLAPRSCTICGGRLTVTEEVMCACCNHCLPRTGYSKSSYDNKLVRLFWGRIPIEKGTAFFFYKAHSDTSRLLYQLKYGSHPEIGERLGRIVAAEFAQDGFFDGITAVVPVPLARQRERERGYNQSVEIVRGISAETGLPILDKVLERISFHGSQTQKGRWERNENVEKAFHLFDASPLNNQHILLVDDVITSGATLVAAAKELLKGTNVKISVLSLGFANND
- the pyrE gene encoding orotate phosphoribosyltransferase, whose amino-acid sequence is MEDLKKVFAGKLLGIKAIKLQPNDPFTWASGWKSPFYCDNRKTLSFHDVRSFVKLELVHAILENFPEATAVAGVATGAIAQGMLVADELALPYAYVRPKPKDHGMKNQIEGELPAGSKVVVVEDLISTGGSSLKAVAALREAGFEVVGMVASYTYGFPVAEEAFREANVKLVTLTDYEHVVEKALETGYIKESEVSMLHDWRKDPANWRK
- a CDS encoding regulatory protein RecX, yielding MIQKRPILEPQALKKLADLCAKGEHCSGEMLEKMRKWGLAEDAQARIMEKLITLHYVDDSRYTESFVHDKIRYNKWGRRKIEQALWMKKVDSAISSPILDAIEDEEYLEVLRPLLASKYRTIKAESDYERSMKLIKFAMGRGFTMDLIRRCIDEGVVAVDDDVDFVDDDTDD
- a CDS encoding SRPBCC family protein — translated: MTKFESSVKQIPHSQQSVYNTLSDLNNVQRLKERLPEGSTGNDEMDKVKERLQNLTFDQDSLSVNVDPVGQISMRIIEREEPKTIKFESDNSPLSFNFWIQILPVTESSSKMKLTIDADIPFFAKGMVSKPLQEGIEKIADALAMIPFE